In Raphanus sativus cultivar WK10039 chromosome 5, ASM80110v3, whole genome shotgun sequence, the following proteins share a genomic window:
- the LOC108860168 gene encoding 9-cis-epoxycarotenoid dioxygenase NCED6, chloroplastic, producing the protein MPSCLRLKISFILHSSFIAMQHSLRSHLPPPETSSCFHLLPQTKRTNNIKSRLLIDNPFKKTTKLPDFPPLLTSPATSPPAPVKLKPTHHHLNPLQKLAASMLDKIESSLVVPMEQNHPLPKPTDPSIQLSGNFAPVDECPVQSGLEVIGQIPSCLRGVYIRNGANPMFPPLGGHHLFDGDGMIHAVSIGSDNRVSYSCRYTKTNRLVQEAELGRPVFPKPIGELHGHSGLARLALFAARAEIGLVDATRGMGVANAGVVYFNGRLLAMSEDDLPYHVKINGHGDLETIGRFRFDEQIDCPVIAHPKVDPTTGDLHTLSYNVLKKPHLKYLKFDTCGKKTRDLDITLEQPTMIHDFAITENFVVIPDQQMVFKLSEMIRGGSPVIYDKEKMSRFGVLSKQDPTGSSLNWVDVPDCFCFHLWNAWEEITEDGDPVIVVIGSCMNPPDTIFSESGEPTRIELTEIRLNLRTKESNRKVIVTGMNLEAGQINRNFLGRKTRFVYLAIADPWPRCSGIAKVDLENGTVMEFKYGPGRFGGEPYFVPEGEGEDEGYVMEFVRDEERDESEFVVVDASEMKQVAVVRLPERVPYGFHGTFVSESQLKEQV; encoded by the coding sequence ATGCCTTCATGTTTACGACTCAAAATATCCTTCATTCTCCACTCTTCCTTCATCGCCATGCAACACTCTCTCCGCTCCCATCTTCCTCCGCCGGAAACTTCCTCTTGTTTCCATTTACTCCCACAAACCAAGCGTACAAATAATATTAAGTCCCGTCTTCTCATTGACAACCCTTtcaagaaaacaacaaaacttcCCGACTTTCCTCCTCTCCTCACTTCTCCGGCGACGTCACCACCGGCTCCGGTTAAGCTCAAACCGACGCATCATCACTTAAACCCTCTCCAGAAGCTAGCAGCTTCCATGCTCGACAAAATCGAGTCCTCTCTCGTTGTTCCAATGGAACAAAATCACCCGCTTCCTAAACCGACCGATCCATCTATTCAATTATCCGGTAATTTTGCTCCGGTTGATGAATGTCCGGTCCAAAGCGGTTTAGAAGTCATCGGTCAGATTCCTTCTTGTCTACGTGGAGTTTACATCCGCAACGGCGCTAATCCTATGTTTCCACCGTTAGGCGGACACCATTTGTTTGACGGTGACGGAATGATTCACGCCGTTAGTATCGGTTCCGATAACCGGGTTAGTTACAGCTGCCGGTACACTAAAACAAACCGGCTTGTTCAGGAAGCCGAGCTAGGCCGACCGGTTTTCCCTAAACCCATCGGCGAGCTTCACGGTCACTCTGGTTTGGCTCGACTCGCTTTATTCGCAGCTCGAGCAGAGATTGGCCTTGTGGACGCGACACGTGGCATGGGTGTAGCTAACGCGGGCGTCGTATACTTTAACGGAAGATTGTTAGCCATGTCAGAGGATGATCTCCCTTACCACGTGAAGATCAACGGCCATGGAGATCTCGAGACGATTGGACGATTCAGATTCGACGAACAGATTGATTGTCCAGTAATAGCGCATCCTAAAGTGGACCCTACTACAGGAGATCTTCACACGCTTAGCTACAACGTTTTGAAGAAACCTCATCTAAAGTATCTTAAATTCGACACGTGCGGAAAAAAGACACGTGACCTTGACATCACACTCGAGCAACCCACGATGATTCACGATTTTGCGATAACTGAAAATTTTGTCGTGATCCCTGATCAGCAAATGGTATTCAAATTATCCGAAATGATTCGGGGCGGATCACCGGTTATCTACGACAAGGAGAAGATGTCCAGATTCGGGGTTTTGTCAAAACAGGATCCGACCGGGTCGAGTCTAAATTGGGTCGACGTACCCGACTGCTTCTGTTTCCATCTATGGAACGCGTGGGAAGAGATAACCGAGGACGGTGACCCGGTTATCGTCGTAATTGGGTCGTGCATGAACCCGCCCGACACGATTTTCAGCGAATCTGGAGAACCGACTCGGATTGAATTAACTGAAATACGGTTAAACCTACGGACAAAAGAATCGAACCGGAAGGTTATCGTAACCGGGATGAATTTAGAAGCGGGTCAAATAAACCGGAATTTCCTGGGCCGAAAAACCCGGTTCGTTTATTTAGCAATAGCGGATCCCTGGCCGAGATGCAGTGGCATTGCGAAGGTGGATTTGGAGAACGGAACCGTTATGGAATTCAAATACGGACCGGGCCGGTTCGGTGGCGAACCGTATTTCGTACCGGAGGGAGAAGGAGAAGACGAAGGGTATGTAATGGAGTTTGTGAGGGACGAAGAGAGAGATGAGTCGGAGTTTGTGGTGGTTGACGCATCGGAGATGAAGCAAGTCGCAGTGGTGCGACTACCGGAGAGAGTACCGTACGGTTTCCACGGAACGTTCGTGAGCGAGAGTCAGTTGAAGGAACAAGTTTAA
- the LOC108856463 gene encoding APO protein 1, chloroplastic translates to MLLLSSGLGLYPQSNPIDFSARGSYALGFQIPCPILKRECSMRLVCFNQKPKPRANFKKRHVSTQNVDLPPVLPKNKKKPYPVPFKQIQEAAKKDKKLAQMGIEKHLDPPKNGLLVPALVPVAYEVIDNWKLLIKGLAQLLHVVPVFACSECAAVHVANAGHNIKDCSGSTSSRRRGAHLWVKGTINDVLIPVESYHMYDPFGRRIKHESRFDYERIPAVVELCVQAGVEIPEYPSRRRTQPVRMMGKRVIDRGGYVKEPDKTCSSTLSSPLADLDTLGACERYPPPTPEEVPKIAQETMDAYEKVRWGVTKLMREYTVKACGYCSEVHVGPWGHSVKLCGEFKHQWRDGKHGWQDALVEEVLPPNYVWHVRDIMGTPLTGNLKRFYGKAPALVEICMHSGARVPKYYKAMMRLDIIVPDSQEADMVA, encoded by the exons ATGCTTCTGCTTTCGTCAGGGCTCG GTCTCTATCCTCAGTCCAACCCAATTGATTTTTCTGCTAGAGGCTCTTATGCACTTGGCTTTCAG ATTCCTTGCCCGATTCTTAAAAGAGAGTGTTCAATGAGGTTAGTTTGTTTCAACCAGAAGCCTAAACCGCGGGCAAATTTCAAGAAACGGCACGTGTCTACACAGAACGTTGATCTTCCTCCTGTTTTAccaaagaacaagaaaaagCCTTATCCTGTTCCTTTTAAGCAAATTCAGGAAGCAGCTAAGAAAGACAAGAAACTTGCACAGATGGGCATTGAGAAACACTTGGACCCTCCCAAGAACGGGTTGCTTGTCCCCGCTCTTGTTCCTGTCGCCTATGAAGTCATAGATAACTGGAAGTTGCTCATCAAGGGTTTGGCGCAGCTTCTCCATGTTGTTCCCGTCTTTGCTTGCAG TGAATGTGCGGCTGTTCATGTGGCTAATGCTGGCCACAATATTAAGGACTGCAGTGGTTCAACAAGTTCTCGACGGCGTGGTGCTCATTTATGGGTCAAAGGCACCATCAATGATGTTCTGATTCCTGTTGAGTCGTACCACATGTATGACCCTTTCGGGCGGCGTATAAAGCATGAATCCCGGTTTGACTACGAAAGAATCCCAGCGGTTGTTGAGCTATGCGTCCAAGCTGGAGTTGAGATCCCAGAGTATCCTTCTCGTAGAAGAACACAACCAGTTCGAATGATGGGAAAGAGGGTGATAGATCGAGGTGGGTATGTTAAAGAGCCTGATAAAACTTGCAGCTCGACATTATCATCTCCACTAGCTGATCTTGACACACTTGGTGCTTGTGAGAGGTATCCGCCTCCCACGCCAGAGGAGGTACCTAAGATAGCGCAGGAAACAATGGATGCTTACGAGAAAGTGAGATGGGGTGTGACGAAACTGATGAGGGAATACACGGTGAAAGCATGCGGGTATTGCTCTGAAGTGCATGTAGGACCATGGGGACATAGTGTGAAGCTGTGTGGAGAGTTCAAACACCAGTGGAGAGACGGGAAACACGGATGGCAAGATGCTCTTGTGGAGGAGGTTCTTCCTCCAAACTATGTATGGCATGTTAGAGACATTATGGGAACTCCGCTTACCGGAAATCTAAAGAGGTTTTATGGTAAAGCACCTGCTTTGGTTGAGATTTGTATGCACAGCGGAGCCAGGGTTCCTAAATACTACAAGGCCATGATGAGGCTTGACATCATCGTTCCTGATTCACAGGAAGCCGACATGGTCGCATAG